In the genome of Mercurialis annua linkage group LG8, ddMerAnnu1.2, whole genome shotgun sequence, the window AAAAGGGAATAAACAAACCACTATGCTTTTTCTACTCTGGAAGTATGACAACTGCTTCTCTGAATTACACTGGACCTCAATGCGACCATCACTTCCTAGCAAAAATGGCTCATCAGCAGGCAAATCTTTTTGAAGAAAATTTGATAAAGCTATGCAGATAGTGAAGCATTTCTTCCAGCATTGCCCATTTCCTTGAGTTACAACAGAGTTGTATTTATGTGGATCATATTTCAAAATATCTAAGCCAACTATATAAGTTGGTGGAGTCGAAGCACActgaaattttgaaagttctGTTGTGCCCTTGTAGCTTGTTTGAAGTAATCCAACCTGACAGTCTGCACAAGCGCTACTGTTGAATGTGAGCAATGAAGAACAACTATCCAGTCCAGCAGTAAAGAGAGTAAACAAAAAGCACAAATTTCATACCAGAACTGTAAAAATCATCACGCCGACGGCCTACTTTTCCATTGGAGAAGTCCCTAACATGTTGCCAAGGACATTGATCATTGTTACATTTTCCACGGAGTTCGTACGTGCAGAGTGGCCAAAATGGATCAACTAAGAGATCACTAGTAAATGAGCCAACTTCCTGACCACATAAACCCCTAATACCCTCCTCCATTGGGTCAGCTATGGTAATGGCACAATGAATATCCCCAATGTCAGTACAATCAGCTTCATTTTTATAATCACAACTGCCATCTTGTTTGCCTTTTTGACTTTGTAATTCTATGGAATTAAGTGCAGGAATATATTTCATATGACCAAATGCACTCCTTAAAACCAACGAAGGtgaaaatacaaaagtttctaCGGGATGCCACGCGCTAGAATACTCATCGTCGTTCTTTTTCTGGTTCTGGATATTGAAGGTAACCTCAGAATTATTTCTCTCAGGCTGATCATTACCTAAATTCAGGAATGAAAACAGTTAAAGAGGTTTCCAACCAATATGATGGAAAACAATGTAAACGATAAACTATAATGTAcagtaaaatattttttgctCTCCCAATAGACAAAAGAATAAATTCAACTAAGATGCCTTGATTCATTTCTCATAGGCAATATTGTGGAGTCTTAACTGGCAAATTTCCCCCTGAAGTTGTTTGCAGGATTTcattgtttgaaaattaattctCTGGCCATGTTACTCAGAACATTTACAGAGAACGGCCAGTTAGCCCCTTTACAAACTCCTAACATATGCCTGAAAGAGACTCTAAAGGACAATAGAATATTtgcttacaaaattaaaataaaatagcagtagtagaaagttttgaactaaaaaaaaataaaacaggaAGCAAAAGTAATACAAAATTAAGGTTCCTTTCTCTCTCCCTCAACCTCCATGATCTCTgtctactttattttattttattttcaaaatacacAGAGCATCCATAATTTTACACTTAACACCTTCTACCTTTCTCCTTTATCTTAATCCCATTCATCATCCTCTCCGATAAAACCCCCCATTTCAATCTTTCTTAGCACAAAAATGGCAATAAGACATCATCATCATCTCTAACAAAGTTTCTAGTAACTATCCCATCCCCATCATATTAAAGCAAGCAGCTTCCTAAAACCAAACAACTCTCCCTCCAATTTTTTCTACACTTAACTAATGCACCACTTCCACACAATTCTACCCTAACGCCGCCATAGAAAACCGGAAAAGGTTGACAAGCACAGCGCCAAATTTTTATCCTTAATCATAGAGGAAGCCAACACTCTCATAGACTGTCTTAAAGAGAAGTTAGGAGTCTCAGTTGCTGTCTTTACTCTAGCAGCTGCTAGCTGCTCCAGGTGCTGACAGTGACTTTCGTGAGAAAGAACAGCAAGCCACCACTTTCACAATTTAGGGTTATCACTTTCATGAAACAGCAGGTTAGATCTTATATTTACTATCCAATTAAATCTCATCCAAAGTAATAGTTGTGGACTTCATGTTTTGATTCTAAATCTGACTATtgtgttttagtttttttttttgtcgtaTTTGTGTAAGAGAATAAGATAGCAGTGATTGCTGGAACAATGTCTTGTGAATAGATAAGGTAAGTGAAGTTTGAGGATCTAGGTCTAGGTAAAATATCCAGCTGCAGATttggaaattaaaaaatttagtggCAGAACTGGTCATGGGAGAAATATACGACTCAAAATATACAGAGGATTAGAAAAAAGAGAGGACATTAAAAAATAGCAAATAGAAAAGAAGGAAAAGAAAGataagataaaaataatattttgttcaTTCTAATATGTTCCACTTGCTTTAGTCTCTTTAATTTgggataaattaataaaattgcaaAATCAAGTAGAACGGCCACAGTTAATTTTGAGGCAGTTGGCCCTCGGAAACATGTTTGGGGGCCGGTTTCATGTCCCGAGTCAAAAATCTCAAAACTAGACTTCTTCTCATCTCCCTTTCTTACAACTCTTTAATAACTGGTTTCTCTCAAATAATTAGCATAATTTTGAAAAAGCAAGTTAAATAGAACCTTAGAAAACCATGACCATTTGATGTTGTTTccataaaagttaaaataactCAAACCACACATCACAAAAGAAAGCATGTTGGAAAGATTATCAGCACATTTTGGCCTTTATTTTCCAGTTAGTATATCACTTTAATGAAATTTACACATCAATAATAATAAGCGCCTGTTTCATGCAGCAAGCAGCACAATAAAGTCGTAGCTTCTAATCATCAATTTCACACGCAACATACAACATATCTATCTGCATGAGTGCGTATGCACTGCATGCATGTATACAGGCAGTAAGTAACTAGATCTAACAAGAAAGGTTTGGCAACCAGAAGTAAAACAGCCGCATGGTTGCACAACCTTTAATAGACAAATAGAAAGCTAGAAGGAAAGCAGGACAATTCAAAAAACAAATACCTCCTAGACCAAATTCTTGATTTCTTTCTGGCTCTGATAGCAGAGCACTGCCATTGCTTGTTTGAGTTCTTTCACTTCCGTTGTCACTATCAGTCGCCACCTCATCTGCAGGGTATAGATTTAATGGACTGCTAGGCTTCGAGAAAGTCCTCTTTCCTAGCCGTGCAAATAGTTCAGACCTTAATGTTGCCTCAAGAATCAAAGAATCTGGGGAACAATCAGTGAAGGATTTTTCATTTGACTGATAAGCACTTTCTTTTTGCCTTCCCACAGAAGCTTGTTCTCTCTGCTGAATTTTGGAATAAGGCTGCACATTCTTATGCTTTAATGGAGAAGTCTCCTCGTCTTCATCTGCTGAAAATCGATCATTAGGAGAACTAGCAATGTCCGCAGCAGGTTTTCTGTTCACATACAATGGCTCAGATGTACTTGCATCTGGTTCACTGCATGGTTCAAAGCTCAAATTTTGTCCATTGACATGAATATAAGGTGCATTCAGCGGAGAGTCGCTGGCGGACTGAATGTTCAAATCATACCCTGGTTGGTTATGGCGATCGTAATCAGGCCTCTCAGGAAGGTTTGAAGGTGGCATTTGCTGTAAACTTCTAGATGAATTGTCCATTTGGTTAAAACCAATCCTAACACGTTCTTGTTTTCCGGTGGAACATGACAAGCCGGAATCACTCAAAAATAATGATCGAAAATGAGCCGAATACAGTTCCCTTCTCCGATAGAGGTCAGTACATCTAGAATTAGCCTCAACCAGAGCCCTCTGAGCTTTTCGATAAGCTTTAAGAGCATTTCTTTCTTCAATTTCGCATATGCGCCTCTGCTCTTGTGCTTCCCCAAGCTCCTTATCCAATGATTCCTCCATTTCAACTAATGAATCCATATCCATGTTATCATGTTCTGAGACATTTGCCACCGCAACATAATTCCAGCGACTACTATGGTCTAATGATGCCTGAATTCAACAACAAATTACACCAAAAAATCAGGCAGAAAGAGGGAAAGGAGTAACTGTACACAAATGTTAAGACACATATCACAGGGCAGATTTGGAGCCACAAAAACCTGACAAGTGTTGTCCAATGCTTGACCAACTTCCCGGTCATTAGATATGGCATCATGAAGTTGTTCACGACTTGTTGTCTTTGAAAAAGAACCCAGTAGCTGACGTCCACCAATCTTGAGTGGATGATTCAGGATAACATTGTTCTATGAAGTTGCATCAATATTAATGGGGGAGAAGATACAAACGTATGCATGCATAAGATATGAAACAAGTCTGAAcccaattttttttctaaaccaGCTAAAAGCAAAACTTATAACAATTATTCATAAAATACAAGAAAAAAGAGGTATATTATGCATGCATGCAATATAGGGTATGATAGACCTACAGGCAAATGCTTTTAAAGCTGGAGATGTAATCAAGCCAATTGCCATAAGTATCAAAGCTCAACAAACTAATTATTACCAAGAGGGAAgaaattaaaagagaaagtaTCTATGACAAGTACCAAGCATGACCTCGAAAAATCCAATTGTAATATTTAAACTACATTTCAGACCTCAACTTACTAATCTTTAATTCTAATCTAGCTAAGGCTGGCTTAGTAGATCCTTTTTGTCCGTTCCCTTGTTTTAAGGTCACATATCCAGAATGACAAATCAAAAATCCTTTTTCACACACTTCACCACATGTATGGTAGGACTATATTTCATCTTTAATGAGGTCTACTCAAAAGAAAATCAATGTCATAAAGACAAAATACTACATATGAACTTTTTTGAGAGGTAGTAAAAGGAGGCAGAATTGCAAAAACATTACTGAAAAGACAGAAATCAAGAAAGTACAAAGTAACATGGAAATTTATACAGGAAcaaaatgtattattttatgttGTGAGGCACTCTAAATTTTTAACTTACTTTATTCTTGAGAAAAACATTTGAGTCGACATTGGTTAAAGGTGCATTTTGGTTCAATAATACAGAAGGATCCATCTGCATACTGCACCTGTCAGTCTGCATGTCGTTAACAGTGACATTAGCCCCTGCAAAACATAACACTGTATTTAGTTACAACAAGTTAAGTCACATTGGTTTATGAAAACAGAAAAGCACATTCACCTTCTTTCAATGCACTAGATAGATTCTCTGAATTATCCTCAAGCTTATCATCTTGCTTTTTCCATTTAACAGTTCTTGAATCTGTCTTTCTCGGGGGATTTCCTTTTGGGTCATGATCAATCATGTTCCTATCTTGCAAACCATTGCTTCCTAATGCTAGCTCTTTCAAAGGAATGTGTGATTTTAAAGAAACTATCTCTTGATGCCTATCTGATACTGGCTGGGTAGAACAAGTTCCAGTGACTTTTAAACGTTTCTTATCTGGTTCTGTTGCTTCTAACATTCGAATTCCTAAAGAGGTCATGTCAGATTTTCTGTCTGCACCAGCACCTAGGTTCCCAGAATTGTAATCCCTTCCTGAAACTGAAGCAAAATCCTTATTCTGATAGACAGCCTTAAGCTTCAGTTCTTTTTCTCGAAGTTCAATCTGCTGCCTCAAATCCCGAAGTTTAGTGGTGTTCAAACCCAAACATTGATCAGAAACATGCTCTTCGTTAGACAATTTTCTTTTCATTGTATTGAGATTTCTAACTCGAGATACCTGCTCAGCTGATGAGGACCCAGCGACCCTGGCTTGGTCTCCTCCATTAATCCTAGTTATATCCGAGACAAATGTGCGACTAAGAGACTTCTTAGGTAATACTTTATTCACATTTCTGGCAGCAGGTTGTAATTTGGTAGGTTTTGCAGATACAAGAGAAAACAGCCTCTGCTTATTGTCTGCTCCAGCTGTCTTCCGTCTTAATTCTAAAGCCTTCTTGAGTCTGCAATCTTCAGATTCACTTCCCGTGTCATCATCTGAGAATCTTATCACTAGGTTAGTATCTGCACCTGGAGGCCTACGCCATACGGTATTAGCAGATCTAGTGCGCAGTTTGTTCTTCTCAAATCCCTTGTCATTCTTTGATTGTAAGAATGAACGAGACTGAACACCAACAGAGTTTTCAGGATTATCGCTAGAAGTAGCCTTACCTGTGAACGAATGTCATCATCAAAGATCTATAAAACAAATACGAAATCTGAAATTCTCATCAGTTGAAGCGGGAAAACTGGACTTACTAGCTTGAACAATGcctttatttaaattgttaaacgAAGGAACAGAACACAGCCCTGTCGGTGCAGGTGGGTTAATTGAACCAGCTGACTGTCTACCAGAGGAAACAGGATTTTCCTGCAAGACACAAAcattaaattacattttagcatgtttcacttataaattcaaaatagaGAGAAAACTAGCCATTAGCCAACAAAGATTTTCACAACTAATTAACAAAGCTAACTATTAAGTAATTTTACTCCACATCCTAGTTATTGCAACTCAGTTATTGTCTTCAAAATGAGATACAAATGCcttagtgtgtgtgtgtgcgcgcgcgtgtatatatatatatatatatatatatatatatatatatatatatatatatatatatatatatatatatatatatatatatatatataatgttgcCTGGgacctaggtagcacggacatgGACACAGGGCaaaacagtgttattttaaggtttcttgTGTAAAATTTGAAGTTCTGTGTCCGAAACGTCTAAGTGTCCAAAACATTTTCGAAACAGGaggttgattgaatgaagtgttcgTGCTACCTAGCCTGAAAcactaaaaatgaaaattgatttTCATTTCCTTACCGTTTTCCTTTTCAATATCAAAGTGTTTTCTCCGCGACCAAACAGACCTCAagcaataatcaaaataaatgaagCAACGAACAATATGACTAAACCATTAGTAACTCAAGCTTCAAACTAggcaaataaataaataattgagagaaaaaaactcaaaataaatgCCAGTAGCAaaaaaaaagtgagaaaaaagaGCATACGTCGTCATCATTTTCGTCGTCGTCGGAAGAAGAAGCAGAGGTAGAGAGTTCGCCTTCTTCTCTAGTACTAGCGGCAGAGATTACGGCGGTTTTAAGAGGCACATTAAAATTAGGGTTCCGAACATTACTATTATCAACATTAGATTTGGTTTTAGTTTCGTTTTTGAGCTCGTCGCTGATACtaatattgttgttattttccATTTTTGCGTTGCTATTTTCGTCGCCGGAGATAGAAATTGAAGAAGCGGTTACTGATTTTTCCTTGTTTTTCAGGTGCTCGCCGTCACTGTTTCTCAGTCACTGGCGACGGTTATTTTGGATTTGATCGGTCAggagaaaaaagagagagggACTGAAAAACGAAGCAAGTAAGCGCTGACGCAGGGCGGGGGAAGGTCAAGGGTATGGCGGGTAATGAAAATGGATTTGTGTAAGAGAAATACGTAATTGTCCTTCATTCTCTCATTTTATTACGGACGTTGTCCTTTTATATTTGTGAAATGAGCAAAGGGTTAATGCACCCCCTAAACTTATGGCA includes:
- the LOC126659830 gene encoding uncharacterized protein LOC126659830 isoform X1; this encodes MENNNNISISDELKNETKTKSNVDNSNVRNPNFNVPLKTAVISAASTREEGELSTSASSSDDDENDDDENPVSSGRQSAGSINPPAPTGLCSVPSFNNLNKGIVQASKATSSDNPENSVGVQSRSFLQSKNDKGFEKNKLRTRSANTVWRRPPGADTNLVIRFSDDDTGSESEDCRLKKALELRRKTAGADNKQRLFSLVSAKPTKLQPAARNVNKVLPKKSLSRTFVSDITRINGGDQARVAGSSSAEQVSRVRNLNTMKRKLSNEEHVSDQCLGLNTTKLRDLRQQIELREKELKLKAVYQNKDFASVSGRDYNSGNLGAGADRKSDMTSLGIRMLEATEPDKKRLKVTGTCSTQPVSDRHQEIVSLKSHIPLKELALGSNGLQDRNMIDHDPKGNPPRKTDSRTVKWKKQDDKLEDNSENLSSALKEVLCFAGANVTVNDMQTDRCSMQMDPSVLLNQNAPLTNVDSNVFLKNKNNVILNHPLKIGGRQLLGSFSKTTSREQLHDAISNDREVGQALDNTCQASLDHSSRWNYVAVANVSEHDNMDMDSLVEMEESLDKELGEAQEQRRICEIEERNALKAYRKAQRALVEANSRCTDLYRRRELYSAHFRSLFLSDSGLSCSTGKQERVRIGFNQMDNSSRSLQQMPPSNLPERPDYDRHNQPGYDLNIQSASDSPLNAPYIHVNGQNLSFEPCSEPDASTSEPLYVNRKPAADIASSPNDRFSADEDEETSPLKHKNVQPYSKIQQREQASVGRQKESAYQSNEKSFTDCSPDSLILEATLRSELFARLGKRTFSKPSSPLNLYPADEVATDSDNGSERTQTSNGSALLSEPERNQEFGLGGNDQPERNNSEVTFNIQNQKKNDDEYSSAWHPVETFVFSPSLVLRSAFGHMKYIPALNSIELQSQKGKQDGSCDYKNEADCTDIGDIHCAITIADPMEEGIRGLCGQEVGSFTSDLLVDPFWPLCTYELRGKCNNDQCPWQHVRDFSNGKVGRRRDDFYSSDCQVGLLQTSYKGTTELSKFQCASTPPTYIVGLDILKYDPHKYNSVVTQGNGQCWKKCFTICIALSNFLQKDLPADEPFLLGSDGRIEVQCNSEKQLSYFQSRKSIVNHPNLTLPSTLQSLEMAFLMLSQEANKLEGMKKALSVLSRAIEAVPNSDILWIIYLLIYNGNVKSVAKDDMYSYAVKHNDKCYVIWLLYINSRTRIDYRLVAYDAALTALCRSLSTYEKDEMYASACILDVFLQMMDFLCMSGNVDKAIQKICRLFLATDISDQHHSLVLSDVLACLKVSDKCMFWVCCVYLVMYKKLPDAIVHKFECYKDLLAIEWPRVHLPDEEKQRAIQLVDMAVDSVKEYVNIKSLGKEVEHKSMQYFGLCHVRCMVALDCLECCRSLLDEYMKKYPSCLEFVLISARVQMNNFEGFEEALRNWPKEIPGIHCIWNQYIEFALQKEGPDFAKVLIVRWFSLLSGDQFTPKEKSDDIGSLHVSLEKASASNLNFLTAGSNHSDLMFGYLNLSLGKLLHNDQAEARDAIDRAFKSAVPAFFEHCLREHSAFLLKFESQLNEGASISKCLNVLNRYLDKIRAFPVSEPLSRQFIEKIEKPRMKQLISNILTPVSSEYVIVNLVLEVWYGPSLIPQVFSQPKELVDFVEAVLEIVPDNYPLAFSACKLLTKGEHFINLTSGSMLYWASSTLANAIFHAIPIAPEYKWLDAAGILDDIAGIELIRERFYRKALSAYPFSVKLWKRYHNLSKTRGDVSFVVEAARAKGIELG
- the LOC126659830 gene encoding uncharacterized protein LOC126659830 isoform X2 encodes the protein MENNNNISISDELKNETKTKSNVDNSNVRNPNFNVPLKTAVISAASTREEGELSTSASSSDDDENDDDENPVSSGRQSAGSINPPAPTGLCSVPSFNNLNKGIVQASKATSSDNPENSVGVQSRSFLQSKNDKGFEKNKLRTRSANTVWRRPPGADTNLVIRFSDDDTGSESEDCRLKKALELRRKTAGADNKQRLFSLVSAKPTKLQPAARNVNKVLPKKSLSRTFVSDITRINGGDQARVAGSSSAEQVSRVRNLNTMKRKLSNEEHVSDQCLGLNTTKLRDLRQQIELREKELKLKAVYQNKDFASVSGRDYNSGNLGAGADRKSDMTSLGIRMLEATEPDKKRLKVTGTCSTQPVSDRHQEIVSLKSHIPLKELALGSNGLQDRNMIDHDPKGNPPRKTDSRTVKWKKQDDKLEDNSENLSSALKEGANVTVNDMQTDRCSMQMDPSVLLNQNAPLTNVDSNVFLKNKNNVILNHPLKIGGRQLLGSFSKTTSREQLHDAISNDREVGQALDNTCQASLDHSSRWNYVAVANVSEHDNMDMDSLVEMEESLDKELGEAQEQRRICEIEERNALKAYRKAQRALVEANSRCTDLYRRRELYSAHFRSLFLSDSGLSCSTGKQERVRIGFNQMDNSSRSLQQMPPSNLPERPDYDRHNQPGYDLNIQSASDSPLNAPYIHVNGQNLSFEPCSEPDASTSEPLYVNRKPAADIASSPNDRFSADEDEETSPLKHKNVQPYSKIQQREQASVGRQKESAYQSNEKSFTDCSPDSLILEATLRSELFARLGKRTFSKPSSPLNLYPADEVATDSDNGSERTQTSNGSALLSEPERNQEFGLGGNDQPERNNSEVTFNIQNQKKNDDEYSSAWHPVETFVFSPSLVLRSAFGHMKYIPALNSIELQSQKGKQDGSCDYKNEADCTDIGDIHCAITIADPMEEGIRGLCGQEVGSFTSDLLVDPFWPLCTYELRGKCNNDQCPWQHVRDFSNGKVGRRRDDFYSSDCQVGLLQTSYKGTTELSKFQCASTPPTYIVGLDILKYDPHKYNSVVTQGNGQCWKKCFTICIALSNFLQKDLPADEPFLLGSDGRIEVQCNSEKQLSYFQSRKSIVNHPNLTLPSTLQSLEMAFLMLSQEANKLEGMKKALSVLSRAIEAVPNSDILWIIYLLIYNGNVKSVAKDDMYSYAVKHNDKCYVIWLLYINSRTRIDYRLVAYDAALTALCRSLSTYEKDEMYASACILDVFLQMMDFLCMSGNVDKAIQKICRLFLATDISDQHHSLVLSDVLACLKVSDKCMFWVCCVYLVMYKKLPDAIVHKFECYKDLLAIEWPRVHLPDEEKQRAIQLVDMAVDSVKEYVNIKSLGKEVEHKSMQYFGLCHVRCMVALDCLECCRSLLDEYMKKYPSCLEFVLISARVQMNNFEGFEEALRNWPKEIPGIHCIWNQYIEFALQKEGPDFAKVLIVRWFSLLSGDQFTPKEKSDDIGSLHVSLEKASASNLNFLTAGSNHSDLMFGYLNLSLGKLLHNDQAEARDAIDRAFKSAVPAFFEHCLREHSAFLLKFESQLNEGASISKCLNVLNRYLDKIRAFPVSEPLSRQFIEKIEKPRMKQLISNILTPVSSEYVIVNLVLEVWYGPSLIPQVFSQPKELVDFVEAVLEIVPDNYPLAFSACKLLTKGEHFINLTSGSMLYWASSTLANAIFHAIPIAPEYKWLDAAGILDDIAGIELIRERFYRKALSAYPFSVKLWKRYHNLSKTRGDVSFVVEAARAKGIELG